The following are encoded in a window of Mangifera indica cultivar Alphonso unplaced genomic scaffold, CATAS_Mindica_2.1 Un_0046, whole genome shotgun sequence genomic DNA:
- the LOC123206722 gene encoding 50S ribosomal protein L18, chloroplastic-like, producing MAAITSFLVVGGTKLMPSLFTVEAKARTRREDRTARHSRIRKKVEGTPERPRLCIFRSNKNLYVQVIDDTKMHTLASASTLQKPISDEFDYTSGPTVEVAKRVGEVIARSCLEKGITKVAFDRGGYLYHGRIEALADAAREHGLQF from the exons ATGGCAGCTATTACAAGTTTTTTAGTTGTAGGCGGCACTAAGCTAATGCCATCTCTTTTCACGGTTGAAGCCAAAGCCAGAACCAGAAGAGAAGACCGCACTGCCCGCCATTCTCGAATCAGGAAGAAG GTTGAAGGTACACCAGAAAGACCGAGACTGTGTATATTCCGCTCCAACAAGAATCTCTATGTCCAGGTGATCGATGATACGAAGATGCACACTCTTGCTTCAGCTTCCACTTTGCAGAAACCCATTTCTGACGAATTCGATTACACTTCTGGTCCTACCGTT GAAGTCGCGAAGAGAGTAGGTGAAGTCATTGCAAGGTCTTGTTTGGAGAAAGGGATTACCAAAGTTGCCTTTGATCGAGGTGGATACCTATACCATGGACGTATAGAAGCCCTTGCCGATGCAGCCCGGGAGCATGGCCTTCAGTTTTAA
- the LOC123206721 gene encoding ABC transporter I family member 17-like has translation MSQEPLLVVDIPPSESKFHIRDLTKVSDAGAPILNGINVDIPKGMIVGIIGPSGSGKSTFLRALNRLWEPPSGTVFLDGRDILDLDVLNHRRKVGMLFQTPVLFEGTVADNIRYGPQLRGKKISDNEVYKLLSLADLDSSFFNKTSGEISVGQAQRVALARTLANEPEVLLLDEPTSALDPIATQNIEDVLVKLKKKQEMTIVMVSHSIKQIQRIADVVCLLVNGVIVEVLKPDKLSEAKHPMALRFLELSA, from the exons ATGTCTCAAGAACCTCTACTGGTGGTTGACATTCCCCCAAGTGAAAGCAAATTCCACATACGCGATTTGACCAAAGTATCGGATGCAGGAGCTCCGATTCTCAATGGGATCAACGTGGACATTCCTAAGGGTATGATCGTCGGGATCATCGGCCCCAGTGGCAGCGGCAAATCTACCTTCTTAAGAGCACTCAACCGCCTGTGGGAGCCACCTTCCGGTACTGTCTTTCTTGACGGTCGTGATATTCTTGATCTTGATGTTCTTAATCACCGTCGTAAAGTCGGCATGCTTTTCCAAACTCCGGTTCTTTTCGAAG GGACAGTTGCAGATAATATCCGATATGGACCACAACTGAGGGGGAAGAAGATAAGTGACAATGAGGTTTACAAGTTGCTCTCTCTTGCAGACCTTGATTCCTCTTTCTTCAATAAAACCAGTGGTGAAATATCAGTTGGCCAAGCTCAACGAGTTGCACTTGCTCGCACATTAGCCAATGAACCAGAG GTTTTGCTGCTGGATGAGCCCACTAGTGCCTTGGATCCAATAGCCACTCAAAATATAGAGGATGTGTTAGTGAAACtgaagaagaaacaagaaatgACAATCGTAATGGTTTCTCACAGCATTAAACAAATCCAGAGGATTGCTGATGTAGTTTGTCTTCTTGTCAATGGTGTCATTGTTGAAGTTTTGAAGCCTGATAAGCTCTCTGAAGCCAAGCATCCTATGGCACTAAGGTTTCTTGAACTCAGCGCTTAG